The following coding sequences are from one Streptomyces venezuelae window:
- a CDS encoding Hsp70 family protein, translated as MTQARPARGAPVPVSLGIDFGATGIRALYAPPDGPGRRLDAEWGDGPWLLCEQAETGELPVTFPSLKSRVGSGRPVHLGGKPVDADRVVVRLLRSVRERVEAATRGRVAQTVISVPARFGSAQRAALRDAAREAGLDPTRLVSDSMAAVIGHMTERDSGTCLVYGMGYEGFEIGLVRSVRGHFRSLGYEGGATSGGRAFDAETLSSAVRLLRRHRGAGSVHGVDAAVWQGLRARGQEAREALGAPGGPEAAVLDLELGAGPALWVRFARPDLDAYLERHVGRTLDRARALLDQSGMTPADVDTLLLVGGNTRMEQVRSRVSALVGGESVQAPPELLALGALKHAVRLAGGAASSGPAALEEGPLEPAATAQDTLSDAPPLTATLVGAEERGGGARDVEGARRLVREGREAEAAAVLRGVIAEAQELLDGLERRGSRPRSLPTSPTPATAPAQRLSSSPPPSGTGPAPAPVLDHTSRRQIARARALLSLGRYDHAVQASHIAWQDAANRPAGADMLDAMIDVHCAAAMADMAPEHFADAEQWLNCAYNHDPTNVRVRGLLAERTFRHAVELDRRGERDEAIEALGKCLTWDPEHAEADALLRRLNRGGRNRRGRGDVLGQRSLEPPP; from the coding sequence ATGACACAGGCACGGCCCGCGCGGGGGGCACCGGTCCCCGTCAGTCTCGGCATCGACTTCGGCGCCACGGGCATCCGTGCGCTCTACGCGCCGCCGGACGGGCCGGGGCGGCGTCTGGACGCGGAGTGGGGCGACGGGCCGTGGCTGCTGTGCGAGCAGGCAGAGACCGGCGAACTCCCGGTGACGTTCCCGAGCCTCAAGAGCCGGGTGGGCAGCGGACGCCCGGTCCATCTGGGCGGCAAGCCGGTCGACGCCGACCGGGTCGTCGTACGCCTGCTGCGGTCGGTGCGGGAACGCGTGGAGGCGGCGACGCGGGGCAGGGTGGCGCAGACGGTGATCAGCGTGCCGGCGCGCTTCGGGTCGGCGCAGCGGGCGGCGCTGCGGGACGCGGCGCGCGAGGCGGGCCTCGACCCGACGCGGCTCGTCAGCGACTCCATGGCCGCCGTCATCGGCCACATGACGGAGCGGGACAGCGGCACGTGCCTGGTCTACGGCATGGGGTACGAGGGGTTCGAGATCGGCCTGGTCCGCAGCGTCCGCGGGCACTTCAGGTCACTCGGCTACGAGGGCGGGGCGACGTCGGGCGGGCGGGCGTTCGACGCGGAGACGCTGTCGTCGGCGGTCCGGCTGCTGCGCAGACACCGGGGCGCGGGCTCGGTCCACGGGGTCGACGCGGCGGTGTGGCAGGGACTTCGCGCGCGGGGGCAGGAGGCGCGGGAGGCACTCGGGGCGCCCGGCGGCCCCGAGGCGGCGGTGCTCGACCTGGAGCTGGGTGCCGGGCCCGCGCTGTGGGTGCGGTTCGCGCGGCCCGACCTGGACGCGTATCTGGAACGGCATGTGGGGCGCACGCTCGACCGGGCACGGGCACTGCTCGACCAGTCGGGCATGACGCCCGCGGACGTCGACACACTGCTGCTCGTCGGCGGCAACACCCGGATGGAGCAGGTGCGTTCGCGGGTCTCCGCACTCGTCGGCGGGGAGAGCGTGCAGGCGCCGCCCGAGCTCCTCGCGCTCGGCGCGCTGAAGCACGCGGTGCGGCTCGCGGGCGGTGCGGCGTCCTCGGGGCCCGCGGCCCTGGAGGAGGGCCCGCTGGAACCGGCCGCCACGGCCCAGGACACCCTGTCCGACGCGCCTCCGCTCACGGCGACGCTGGTGGGCGCGGAGGAGCGGGGAGGCGGGGCGCGGGACGTGGAGGGGGCCCGGCGGCTCGTACGGGAGGGGCGGGAGGCGGAGGCGGCCGCGGTGCTGCGCGGGGTCATCGCGGAGGCGCAGGAGCTGCTGGACGGCTTGGAGCGGCGCGGGTCGCGGCCGCGGTCCCTGCCCACGTCGCCGACGCCCGCCACGGCCCCGGCTCAGCGGCTGTCGTCGTCCCCGCCTCCCTCCGGGACGGGCCCGGCCCCCGCCCCCGTGCTCGACCACACGTCACGGCGGCAGATCGCCCGCGCGCGGGCCCTGCTGTCGCTCGGCAGGTACGACCACGCCGTGCAGGCCTCCCACATCGCCTGGCAGGACGCGGCGAACCGGCCCGCGGGGGCCGACATGCTCGACGCGATGATCGACGTGCACTGCGCGGCGGCGATGGCGGACATGGCGCCCGAGCACTTCGCCGACGCGGAGCAGTGGCTCAACTGCGCGTACAACCACGATCCCACGAACGTCCGGGTGCGCGGGCTGCTCGCCGAGCGCACGTTCCGGCACGCCGTCGAGCTGGACCGGCGAGGAGAGCGGGATGAGGCGATTGAGGCCCTGGGGAAGTGCCTCACGTGGGACCCTGAACACGCCGAGGCGGATGCGCTGTTGCGGCGATTGAACCGTGGCGGAAGGAACCGGCGCGGCAGGGGGGACGTCCTCGGACAGAGGTCACTCGAACCACCCCCGTGA
- a CDS encoding Hsp70 family protein: MKAIGIDLGTTNSAVAAHDPHRADIAVLTNSKGERLTPSVVGVVRRDGKDQPLVGEDALNWAIRQPKETIVSVKRLMGRDFADASVAQARDRMSYEIVAGPDEDPRAHVLLGGRARTPAEISSVILDKLVRDASRVLGEPVTHAVITVPAYFRDAQRAATREAAEQAGLVVKKIVDEPTAAAVAFGLHKPGGARSRVLVYDLGGGTFDISILNAVKDQEGRSQFQVLRSAGDIWLGGDDFDLAIVERIIAWMREQHHVDPAGDKAFLFQAKKAAERAKRELNDLPETYIVIPAAYRSENGVLDVEMKLTRGEFQGMIAPLVARTMNLVQESLARYELSTEDISDVLLVGGGTLTRPVYEAVEAFFGAGKVRRNINPMECVAFGAGVLAETLRGVECSDAECAKVNEYGADACTECGRSLADGRSKGDTGLYESTPMAMGIAAIKGSQRDVFVEIIEAGSPYPLSEPRQRTFHATDSRRIRVPVYEGDSKVASENHEQGVVEFELPQEIEINRQVDVSFNYSADRIITVKISVRGTDMVLEATPNREKPRTPPPEPVEVLDSASLREQLGYAEREADHFLKRYGPYIEPVQAMKVRRDIEQAQRAAAMGDSGEYKRLTELLLDDMYRQCGLASQFRQAELASEGAPPETVRRINEAVEYVKQAHRQGNSVGTAQQARNLVNLVAVAQSERAVPTLPDRPDYEGILRFAEETAGG; this comes from the coding sequence ATGAAGGCCATCGGCATCGACCTCGGCACCACGAACAGCGCGGTGGCCGCCCACGATCCGCACCGCGCGGACATCGCCGTGCTCACCAACAGCAAGGGCGAGCGGCTCACGCCGTCCGTCGTCGGGGTCGTGCGCCGCGACGGCAAGGACCAGCCGCTTGTCGGTGAGGACGCGCTGAACTGGGCGATCAGGCAGCCCAAGGAGACCATCGTGTCCGTGAAGCGCCTGATGGGGCGGGACTTCGCGGACGCGTCGGTGGCGCAGGCGCGCGACCGGATGAGCTACGAGATCGTGGCGGGGCCCGACGAGGACCCGCGCGCGCACGTGCTGCTCGGTGGGCGGGCCCGCACCCCGGCGGAGATCTCGAGCGTCATCCTGGACAAGCTCGTCAGAGACGCCTCGCGCGTCCTCGGCGAGCCCGTCACGCACGCCGTGATCACCGTGCCCGCGTACTTCCGTGACGCGCAGCGGGCCGCCACGCGTGAGGCCGCCGAGCAGGCGGGGCTCGTGGTCAAGAAGATCGTCGACGAGCCGACGGCGGCGGCCGTCGCGTTCGGCCTGCACAAGCCGGGCGGCGCCCGCAGCCGGGTCCTCGTCTACGACCTGGGCGGCGGCACCTTCGACATCTCGATCCTCAACGCGGTGAAGGACCAGGAGGGCAGGAGCCAGTTCCAGGTCCTGCGGTCGGCCGGCGACATCTGGCTGGGCGGGGACGACTTCGACCTGGCGATCGTGGAGCGGATCATCGCGTGGATGCGCGAGCAGCACCACGTGGACCCGGCCGGCGACAAGGCGTTCCTGTTCCAGGCGAAGAAGGCCGCCGAGCGCGCCAAGCGCGAGCTGAACGACCTGCCGGAGACGTACATCGTCATCCCGGCCGCGTACCGCAGCGAGAACGGCGTCCTCGACGTCGAGATGAAGCTGACGCGCGGCGAGTTCCAGGGGATGATCGCGCCGCTGGTGGCCAGGACCATGAACCTCGTCCAGGAGTCCCTGGCCCGCTACGAACTCTCCACCGAAGACATCTCCGACGTGCTCCTCGTCGGCGGCGGCACCCTCACCCGGCCGGTGTACGAGGCCGTCGAGGCGTTCTTCGGCGCCGGCAAGGTCCGCAGGAACATCAACCCGATGGAGTGCGTGGCGTTCGGCGCGGGGGTGCTCGCCGAGACGCTGCGCGGTGTGGAGTGCTCGGACGCGGAGTGCGCGAAGGTCAACGAGTACGGGGCGGACGCCTGCACGGAGTGCGGTCGCAGCCTCGCAGACGGGCGCTCCAAGGGGGACACGGGGCTGTACGAGTCGACGCCGATGGCGATGGGCATCGCGGCGATCAAGGGCAGCCAGCGGGACGTGTTCGTCGAGATCATCGAGGCGGGCTCGCCCTACCCGCTCTCCGAGCCGCGCCAGCGCACCTTCCACGCCACCGACAGCCGCCGCATCCGCGTGCCGGTCTACGAGGGCGACAGCAAGGTGGCGAGCGAGAACCACGAGCAGGGCGTCGTCGAGTTCGAGCTGCCGCAGGAGATCGAGATCAACCGTCAGGTCGACGTCAGCTTCAACTACTCGGCGGACCGCATCATCACGGTGAAGATCTCCGTGCGCGGCACGGACATGGTCCTGGAGGCGACCCCCAACCGGGAGAAGCCGCGCACGCCGCCGCCCGAGCCCGTCGAGGTCCTCGACAGCGCCTCGCTGCGCGAACAGCTGGGCTACGCCGAGCGGGAGGCCGACCACTTCCTGAAGCGGTACGGGCCCTACATCGAGCCCGTGCAGGCGATGAAGGTACGCCGCGACATCGAGCAGGCGCAGCGGGCGGCCGCGATGGGCGACAGCGGCGAGTACAAGCGGCTCACCGAACTGCTGCTCGACGACATGTACCGCCAGTGCGGCCTCGCGAGCCAGTTCCGGCAGGCCGAGCTTGCCTCGGAGGGCGCGCCGCCGGAGACGGTCCGGCGGATCAACGAGGCGGTCGAGTACGTGAAGCAGGCGCACCGGCAGGGCAACAGCGTCGGCACCGCCCAGCAGGCGCGCAACCTCGTGAACCTGGTGGCGGTCGCCCAGTCCGAGCGGGCGGTGCCCACACTCCCCGACCGGCCCGACTACGAAGGCATCCTCCGCTTCGCGGAAGAGACGGCGGGCGGATGA
- a CDS encoding nucleotide exchange factor GrpE — MSDPAARLAYEHARALAARDAAHRALTERLLLRCADALDSFDRLLADGAASDVDTYRGSLALIAGQLERDLAEEGLERVGHVGERAEPATHHVEAVRAAPPGADGDEVLEILQRGYRYRGQVLRAARVVVAVDGGTEQGTVRE, encoded by the coding sequence ATGTCTGACCCGGCGGCCCGGCTCGCCTACGAGCACGCCCGCGCCCTTGCCGCCCGGGACGCCGCCCACCGCGCGCTCACGGAGCGGCTGCTGCTGCGCTGCGCCGACGCCCTCGACTCCTTCGACCGGCTCCTCGCCGACGGCGCGGCGAGCGACGTGGACACGTACCGAGGGAGCCTGGCGCTGATCGCCGGGCAGCTGGAGCGGGACCTCGCCGAGGAGGGGCTCGAACGGGTCGGGCACGTCGGCGAGCGGGCCGAACCGGCCACGCACCACGTCGAGGCCGTCCGCGCCGCACCGCCCGGCGCGGACGGCGACGAGGTCCTTGAGATCCTGCAGCGCGGGTATCGATACCGGGGGCAAGTGCTGCGCGCCGCCCGGGTGGTCGTCGCCGTCGACGGCGGCACGGAACAAGGGACGGTACGCGAATGA
- a CDS encoding CHAT domain-containing protein — MTPVLGYEELRIRVRRVGGSRYLVAAGGPACAAEVVTVDGEPEAFREQWDRLIAAELGYAPMGEQHTAAQMRALGRGVFRLLFGDAAATEGEGAEADGSGEDAVGCRVGACVDTALDRAQGMRPARGLRLRFDLPPELRDLPVESLCAPPGSPQQSLALNHGYSLVRSLAGGPLGQRLPEPADEPSVIRLLVVCASPRGLQPLRTAPEVAAIRNDLPEVAVQTAVVERATRASLEEALGVHSELPTAVLVIAHGAYDRDIGKGVVALETEGGGIDRVPADLLAAILLKAQRLRLVALNLCAGADSSHLEPFSGLAQALIGGGVPAVVAMRGRISDVSAGAFGPELLKGIAANKTIDEAVAAARLRISHQPEHTAVEWATPALFLHEGCRQGWLFKAREVRDDEFGAGGTAVADPLREGEDALRAFQSFVGHVGSAALIGAARFQRDLGNWTQVQRILRTPTQSYADERRRLRAEAAFELAWPELERLCALLAGERDAAGAEAQLDVVRELLPGPLPGALTAEVAGLRRLVSLVDEARAAEAAADWATAIARYEEVLTLRPGGLRDVTERLAVARDELHVARVCEAAERARAAGDWSAAADGYAAVLTLRPGHDTALARSSYVAGRAAEAREDWAAAGAAYAGCAGLDDAAARAAYARGRAAAEDGEWATARDAFAQAGPDCRAWQVYSAGRAADAAGAWGAATEAYEAADGFLDSAVRLLFARGRGAAEAGRPAEALTALSAAAARGWDTEPWLGDLRHGLYEAALTSTDAADWPTVLAHLAPLPADFRATHLLRRYAEGRLATAAEDWASAAEAFGECVGGGSTDGAGSPPGAAQQPPVDVAGPVAGAPGQGGTVGGVSADAGGSRDVMGDVPGDAGDLRAYARARLCEVRGLWDDALALFGGLAGGFGDVADRVLYARGRAADVRGEWDGVIDGFGRLPDGYADGEVGVRRLYARARLAADQRGDWAAVLSLLTGVPDAAREGAVSALRRKAEGRRAEEAGDWAAACSVYGRAFPGGAPQPGAATGTIGVSDPEAVPLYRYALARTHEQREQWQDAADVYRLIEGEVGGDSWADVGVRLRYVQARLDESAADGVEDWRRVVEAYDELEREGVPGLDVDARGRYARVRAAEAEGDWACVVAEADALGTHRDAPAVAAYARGRLADAHQEWQRAADAFRQCTGHRDADAHLAYAEGRLLESAGRWSAAVAAYEKAGGVLDRADVRCRRLRRLIGLLPWADGLTVSPLVADPFAVRDQAFPYLALRDAGVDPGASMDVVKNASYALLERGTMSWHERVALERLRLPGRRLQLDALLYRWHSPAALRDALSALSPDEGPGLLDALCARSPQDAPLLLLLARGREAAAAEWERRLKEAPGDMAVVHGLAVARLWQAQELEQSGAWEHAVQAWESALAYWATLLSDDEYWDGWRVERATAYERDLTHDDMASLRWELSQHLFGQLSAYEQRHTEQARPQQAAAYQALAALLESELGGARVLKDVGGLPSVPGSGGTLACGPRYLRLLCLQEPLAELAAELDAAAQQGKDPGEYAVRELRWAFSELARGFALSEVRKFEAALRALPVFPTLTTLPDDCAGPAEQPAHTRGCGPCQDFLRRNPAYVRLPRRHARLLQDGVELAVHVRLALARTALTRGDGGLDEALSHWGELVKVSRNAGMQARSKKAVIRTVLGRVEALTDEEGVQLGGCLDEAVTLVESVIAALHPLDRELLSQLNAKLSALLSMRGVWRGYTRTKHGMRSDMYGAETDLRRALALNPESSHARDNLARAFVFTLDERTYEVPARLKLLHDALGLLDVGLGQALTHRYRETLAEALDEMEKLLTRHLGVEGMGDLIRSDGREPPPDEADLASWAAELTLRAERALRDGDILWALHHLIRATRAEPTDSRIRQALLDAVNRWLAELTPDEDDEAGGSVA; from the coding sequence GTGACGCCCGTGCTCGGTTACGAGGAACTGCGCATCCGGGTCCGCCGCGTCGGCGGCTCCCGCTACCTGGTGGCGGCCGGCGGACCCGCGTGCGCGGCCGAGGTGGTGACAGTCGACGGGGAGCCCGAGGCGTTCCGGGAGCAGTGGGACCGGCTGATCGCGGCGGAGCTCGGGTACGCGCCGATGGGCGAGCAGCACACCGCGGCGCAAATGCGGGCGCTCGGGCGGGGCGTCTTCCGGCTGCTGTTCGGGGACGCGGCGGCGACGGAGGGTGAGGGCGCGGAGGCGGACGGCTCCGGGGAGGACGCGGTCGGCTGCCGCGTCGGGGCGTGTGTCGACACCGCGCTCGACCGCGCGCAGGGGATGCGTCCCGCGCGCGGGCTGCGGCTCCGTTTCGACCTGCCGCCCGAGCTGCGCGACCTCCCTGTGGAGTCGCTGTGCGCGCCGCCCGGCAGCCCGCAGCAGTCGCTCGCGCTCAACCACGGTTATTCGTTGGTGCGTTCGCTCGCGGGCGGGCCCCTGGGGCAACGGCTGCCCGAACCGGCGGACGAGCCGAGCGTGATCCGGCTCCTGGTCGTGTGCGCCTCGCCGCGCGGACTCCAGCCGCTGCGGACCGCGCCGGAGGTCGCCGCGATCCGCAACGATCTGCCCGAAGTGGCGGTGCAGACGGCGGTGGTGGAGCGGGCGACGCGCGCGAGCCTGGAGGAGGCGCTGGGTGTCCACTCCGAACTCCCCACGGCCGTCCTGGTGATCGCGCACGGAGCGTACGACCGGGACATCGGCAAGGGCGTGGTGGCCCTGGAGACGGAGGGCGGCGGCATCGACCGGGTGCCGGCCGATCTGCTCGCCGCGATCCTCCTGAAGGCGCAGCGGCTCAGACTCGTGGCGCTCAACCTCTGTGCGGGGGCGGACAGTTCGCATCTGGAGCCCTTTTCCGGGCTCGCGCAGGCACTCATCGGCGGGGGTGTGCCCGCCGTGGTGGCGATGCGGGGGCGGATCAGTGACGTGTCGGCGGGCGCGTTCGGTCCCGAGCTGCTCAAGGGCATCGCGGCGAACAAGACCATCGACGAGGCGGTGGCCGCGGCGCGGCTGCGGATCTCGCACCAGCCGGAGCACACGGCCGTGGAGTGGGCGACCCCCGCGCTGTTCCTGCACGAGGGGTGCAGGCAGGGCTGGCTGTTCAAGGCACGCGAGGTGCGGGACGACGAGTTCGGGGCGGGCGGGACGGCCGTCGCGGATCCGCTGCGCGAGGGCGAGGACGCGCTGCGGGCCTTCCAGAGCTTCGTCGGTCACGTGGGCTCCGCGGCGCTGATCGGCGCGGCACGCTTCCAGCGCGACCTGGGGAACTGGACGCAGGTGCAGCGCATTCTCCGTACGCCGACGCAGAGTTACGCCGACGAGCGGCGCCGGTTGCGGGCCGAGGCGGCGTTCGAGCTGGCCTGGCCCGAGCTGGAGAGGCTGTGCGCGCTGCTCGCCGGGGAGCGGGACGCGGCGGGGGCCGAGGCGCAGCTCGACGTGGTCCGCGAGCTGCTGCCGGGGCCGCTGCCCGGCGCGCTCACGGCGGAGGTCGCCGGGCTGCGGCGGCTCGTCTCGCTCGTCGACGAGGCGCGCGCGGCGGAGGCGGCCGCGGACTGGGCGACGGCCATCGCCCGCTACGAGGAGGTGCTCACCCTGCGCCCCGGCGGGCTGCGGGACGTCACGGAACGGCTCGCGGTCGCGCGCGACGAGCTGCATGTGGCGCGTGTGTGCGAGGCGGCGGAGCGGGCGCGGGCCGCGGGCGACTGGAGTGCGGCCGCCGACGGCTACGCCGCGGTCCTGACCCTGCGCCCCGGCCATGACACGGCGCTCGCCCGGTCCTCGTACGTGGCGGGCCGGGCCGCCGAGGCACGCGAGGACTGGGCCGCGGCCGGGGCGGCGTACGCGGGGTGTGCGGGCCTCGACGACGCGGCGGCGCGGGCGGCGTACGCGCGGGGGCGCGCGGCGGCGGAGGACGGGGAGTGGGCGACGGCGCGGGACGCCTTCGCGCAGGCGGGCCCGGACTGCCGCGCCTGGCAGGTGTACAGCGCGGGCCGTGCCGCGGACGCGGCGGGCGCGTGGGGCGCGGCGACGGAGGCGTACGAGGCCGCGGACGGCTTCCTGGACAGCGCGGTACGTCTCCTCTTCGCGCGGGGCCGCGGCGCGGCGGAGGCGGGCCGCCCCGCCGAAGCGCTGACGGCCCTCTCCGCGGCGGCCGCGCGGGGCTGGGACACCGAACCGTGGCTGGGCGACCTGCGCCACGGGCTGTACGAGGCGGCCCTGACGTCGACGGACGCCGCCGACTGGCCGACGGTACTGGCCCACTTGGCGCCGCTCCCGGCCGACTTCCGCGCGACCCACCTGCTCAGGCGCTACGCCGAGGGCCGCTTGGCGACGGCGGCGGAGGACTGGGCGTCGGCGGCGGAGGCGTTCGGCGAGTGTGTGGGGGGCGGGAGCACGGATGGTGCGGGCTCGCCCCCGGGGGCCGCGCAGCAGCCGCCCGTCGACGTGGCGGGCCCGGTGGCCGGGGCCCCCGGGCAAGGCGGCACCGTGGGCGGCGTATCCGCCGATGCCGGTGGTTCTCGGGATGTCATGGGTGACGTGCCCGGGGACGCCGGTGATCTCCGTGCGTACGCGCGGGCGCGGCTCTGTGAGGTGCGGGGGCTGTGGGACGACGCGCTCGCGCTGTTCGGGGGGCTGGCGGGTGGGTTCGGGGACGTGGCCGATCGGGTGCTGTACGCGCGGGGGCGCGCCGCCGACGTGCGGGGCGAGTGGGACGGCGTCATCGACGGGTTCGGCCGGCTGCCCGACGGTTACGCGGACGGGGAGGTCGGCGTGCGGCGCCTCTACGCGCGCGCACGCCTCGCCGCCGACCAGCGCGGCGACTGGGCGGCGGTCCTCAGCCTCCTCACCGGCGTACCGGACGCGGCACGCGAGGGCGCGGTGTCCGCGCTCCGCCGCAAGGCCGAGGGCCGGCGCGCGGAGGAGGCCGGCGACTGGGCGGCGGCCTGCTCGGTCTACGGCCGGGCGTTCCCGGGGGGTGCCCCGCAGCCCGGCGCGGCAACCGGCACCATCGGTGTCAGCGACCCCGAGGCGGTTCCCCTTTACCGCTACGCCCTCGCCCGTACCCATGAGCAGCGTGAGCAGTGGCAGGATGCCGCCGACGTCTATCGGTTGATCGAGGGCGAGGTCGGGGGCGACTCGTGGGCCGACGTCGGCGTTCGGCTGCGGTACGTACAGGCTCGGCTCGACGAGAGCGCCGCCGACGGGGTCGAGGACTGGCGGCGCGTCGTCGAGGCGTACGACGAGCTGGAGCGGGAGGGCGTGCCGGGGCTCGACGTCGACGCGCGTGGGCGGTACGCGCGCGTGCGGGCCGCCGAGGCCGAGGGGGACTGGGCCTGCGTGGTCGCCGAGGCCGACGCGCTCGGCACGCACCGCGACGCGCCCGCCGTCGCCGCGTACGCCCGCGGCCGGCTCGCCGACGCGCACCAGGAGTGGCAGCGCGCCGCCGACGCGTTCCGTCAGTGCACGGGTCACCGTGACGCCGACGCCCATCTCGCGTACGCGGAGGGGAGGTTGCTGGAGTCGGCGGGGAGGTGGAGCGCCGCGGTCGCCGCGTACGAGAAGGCGGGCGGCGTGCTCGACCGGGCCGACGTGCGGTGCCGCAGGCTGCGTCGGCTCATCGGACTGCTCCCGTGGGCGGACGGGCTGACCGTCTCCCCGCTCGTCGCCGACCCCTTCGCCGTCCGGGACCAGGCGTTCCCCTACCTCGCCCTGCGCGACGCGGGCGTCGACCCCGGTGCCTCCATGGACGTCGTCAAGAACGCCTCGTACGCCCTCCTCGAACGCGGCACCATGTCCTGGCACGAGCGCGTAGCCCTGGAGCGGCTGCGGCTGCCGGGGCGGCGCCTCCAACTGGACGCGCTGCTCTACCGCTGGCACTCCCCCGCCGCCCTGCGCGACGCCCTCTCCGCGCTCTCGCCGGACGAGGGCCCGGGGCTCCTGGACGCCCTGTGCGCGCGTTCCCCGCAGGACGCCCCGCTGCTGCTGCTCCTCGCGCGGGGCAGGGAAGCCGCCGCCGCGGAGTGGGAGCGGCGCCTGAAGGAGGCGCCCGGCGACATGGCGGTGGTGCACGGGCTCGCCGTGGCGAGGCTGTGGCAGGCGCAGGAGCTGGAGCAGAGCGGGGCGTGGGAACACGCCGTGCAGGCCTGGGAGTCGGCGCTCGCGTATTGGGCGACGCTGCTGAGCGACGACGAGTACTGGGACGGCTGGCGGGTCGAGCGCGCGACCGCCTATGAACGCGACCTGACGCACGACGACATGGCGTCGCTCCGCTGGGAGCTCAGCCAGCACCTCTTCGGCCAGCTGTCGGCGTACGAACAGCGCCACACCGAGCAGGCCCGGCCCCAACAGGCCGCTGCCTACCAGGCGTTGGCCGCTCTGCTCGAATCGGAGCTGGGCGGCGCGCGGGTCCTGAAGGACGTGGGCGGGCTGCCGTCCGTGCCGGGTTCGGGCGGCACGCTCGCGTGCGGGCCGCGGTATCTGCGGCTGCTGTGCCTGCAGGAGCCGCTCGCCGAGCTCGCCGCGGAGCTCGACGCGGCCGCCCAGCAGGGCAAGGACCCGGGCGAGTACGCCGTACGGGAACTGCGCTGGGCGTTCTCGGAGCTGGCGCGGGGTTTCGCCCTGTCCGAGGTGCGGAAGTTCGAGGCCGCGCTGCGCGCGCTGCCGGTCTTCCCCACCCTGACCACGCTGCCGGACGACTGCGCGGGACCCGCCGAGCAGCCCGCGCACACGCGGGGGTGCGGCCCCTGCCAGGACTTCCTGCGGCGCAATCCCGCGTACGTACGCCTCCCGAGGCGCCACGCCCGGCTTCTCCAGGACGGTGTCGAGCTCGCCGTGCACGTCCGTCTCGCGCTCGCCAGGACGGCTCTGACGCGCGGCGACGGCGGACTCGACGAAGCCCTGTCCCACTGGGGCGAGCTGGTGAAGGTGTCCCGGAACGCCGGGATGCAGGCCCGCTCCAAGAAGGCCGTCATCCGTACCGTCCTCGGCCGCGTCGAGGCGCTCACCGACGAGGAGGGCGTGCAGCTCGGCGGCTGCCTCGACGAGGCCGTCACTCTCGTCGAGTCCGTGATCGCCGCACTGCACCCGCTCGACCGCGAGCTGCTGAGCCAGCTCAACGCGAAACTGTCGGCGTTGCTGTCCATGCGCGGCGTGTGGCGGGGCTACACCCGCACCAAGCACGGCATGCGCTCCGACATGTACGGCGCCGAGACCGACCTGCGCCGGGCCCTGGCCCTCAACCCGGAGTCCAGCCACGCCCGCGACAACCTCGCGCGCGCCTTCGTGTTCACGCTCGACGAGCGGACGTACGAGGTGCCCGCGCGCCTGAAGCTGCTCCACGACGCGCTCGGCCTCCTCGACGTGGGCCTGGGCCAGGCGCTGACGCACCGGTACCGCGAGACGCTCGCCGAGGCGCTCGACGAGATGGAGAAGCTGCTCACCCGGCACCTCGGCGTCGAGGGCATGGGCGACCTGATCCGCAGCGACGGCCGTGAACCGCCGCCCGACGAGGCCGATCTCGCTTCCTGGGCCGCAGAGTTGACGCTCCGGGCGGAACGCGCGCTGCGCGACGGTGACATCCTGTGGGCGCTGCACCATCTGATCCGCGCCACCCGCGCGGAGCCCACCGACAGCCGCATCAGACAGGCCCTGCTCGACGCGGTGAACCGCTGGCTCGCCGAACTCACGCCCGACGAAGACGACGAAGCAGGAGGCAGCGTCGCGTGA